A stretch of the Aspergillus puulaauensis MK2 DNA, chromosome 6, nearly complete sequence genome encodes the following:
- a CDS encoding glycoside hydrolase family 154 protein (CAZy:GH154;~COG:S;~EggNog:ENOG410PJN5;~InterPro:IPR016624;~PFAM:PF10022) produces the protein MPPLPGFSDNPLASRTDLIRAAAAIIKPLHAHFSPDRALIRLPISTGTHFDERAAQLEGFARPLWVVSTLLQAARAPPTPGNASENRLGTSDKEALHTLCQPWIQGIATGTDPSHAEYWGAIANGDQRMVEAEVIACALLFAPDDFFHSQSARVRENITAWLRGMNGKDMPLNNWRWFRVFSNLALVLVCGISHSQVQAEMEGDFAVLDSFYLGQGWSGDGPWLTGEQEIEEEERCVRTRRRDWIGCGRQVDYYSGSFAIQFSQLLYAKFAVGLDPERARRYWQQAREFGGQFWRYFDETGAAIPFGRSLTYRFACGAYFAALAVADVPDMPAPLDSNGAVKGFLLRHLRWWTEHSQDIFYPDGTMNIGYLYPNMYMSEDYNSPQSVYWALKSMIPLLLGEQHAFWTTPECAYPATTSAALIAQPTQIISNHPEGSHHFLLSAGQFVAWPMKASQAKYCKFAYSSSFGFSVPTGSLIQQIAPDSTLALSRDGAATWTVKWKCSLPKFGTASVAGETVPVAHVEWRPWTDGGVVVTTTLIPPTARWPDWHTRVHRIRLNPGQSSLGSLHFVEGGFAISRLPRDDSKNRVLPVFSNEDVLLRDLNIGTGEGIYASDAKTLVLSHAGASGIVGTACRDGDVLIDHEAMKPDSNTNIMVQRTLIPVTRGEAFDVSASEEIVLVTNVFAVSALGWGRGKRTLRERWLDMPRICWKEEKLTETEDVIILDLSNHA, from the exons ATGCCACCCCTCCCCGGATTCTCAGACAACCCGCTCGCCAGCCGCACAGACCTGAtccgcgcagcagcagcaataatCAAGCCCCTCCACGCCCACTTCTCACCAGACCGCGCACTCATCCGCCTCCCCATCTCAACAGGAACCCACTTCGACGAGCGCGCAGCCCAATTAGAAGGGTTCGCCCGTCCACTATGGGTTGTATCTACCTTACTCCAGGCTGCACGAGCACCTCCTACCCCAGGAAATGCGAGCGAGAACCGTCTTGGCACTTCGGATAAAGAAGCCCTCCACACCTTATGCCAGCCCTGGATCCAAGGCATAGCAACCGGAACAGACCCCTCACACGCTGAATACTGGGGCGCAATAGCCAACGGCGACCAACGCATGGTCGAAGCCGAAGTCATCGCCTGCGCGCTCCTCTTCGCACCAGACGATTTCTTCCACAGCCAGAGCGCGCGCGTACGCGAGAATATCACCGCCTGGCTGCGCGGGATGAATGGGAAGGATATGCCGCTGAACAACTGGCGGTGGTTTCGTGTATTCTCGAATCTGGCATTAGTTCTTGTATGTGGGATCTCCCATTCCCAGGTGCaggcggagatggagggggaTTTTGCGGTTCTGGATTCGTTTTATCTGGGGCAGGGATGGTCCGGGGATGGGCCGTGGTTGACGGGTGAGCAGGaaatcgaggaggaagagaggtgTGTGAGGACGAGGCGGcgggattggattggatgtGGGAGACAGGTTGATTATTATTCGGGGAGTTTTGCGATTCAGTTTAGTCAACTGCTGTACGCGAAGTTTGCGGTGGGTTTGGATCcggagagggcgaggaggtaTTGGCAGCAGGCGCGCGAGTTTGGGGGGCAGTTCTGGAGGTATTTCGATGAGACAG GCGCTGCTATTCCGTTCGGTCGATCGCTCACGTATCGCTTTGCGTGTGGTGCGTATTTTGCTGCGCTAGCTGTTGCTGACGTGCCTGATATGCCTGCGCCGCTGGATTCAAACGGAGCAGTCAAGGGTTTCCTACTGCGTCATCTTCGGTGGTGGACAGAGCACTCACAAGATATCTTCTATCCCGATGGGACGATGAACATTGGGTATCTGTATCC AAACATGTACATGTCCGAAGACTACAACTCGCCGCAGTCAGTCTACTGGGCGCTGAAATCCATGATTCCCCTTCTCTTGGGAGAGCAGCACGCGTTCTGGACCACGCCAGAGTGTGCATACCCAGCCACCACTTCCGCAGCCCTAATCGCCCAACCCACCCAGATCATCAGCAACCATCCAGAAGGGTCTCACCACTTCCTGCTCTCAGCGGGTCAATTCGTTGCGTGGCCTATGAAAGCCAGCCAGGCAAAATACTGCAAATTCGCATACTCGTCGTCCTTCGGCTTCAGCGTCCCAACCGGTTCCCTGATCCAGCAGATCGCACCGGACAGTACACTCGCGCTGAGTCGAGACGGAGCGGCAACGTGGACGGTAAAGTGGAAGTGCTCGTTGCCCAAGTTTGGAACTGCTTCTGTAGCCGGTGAAACTGTTCCAGTCGCTCATGTTGAGTGGCGCCCTTGGACAGATGGGGGCGTTGTTGTAACGACGACGCTGATTCCCCCGACGGCGCGCTGGCCGGATTGGCATACCAGGGTTCACCGAATTAGACTAAATCCAGGGCAGTCGAGTTTGGGATCTCTTCACTTTGTTGAAGGCGGTTTTGCCATTTCCAGGCTTCCGCGCGACGATAGCAAGAATAGAGTCCTGCCGGTATTCTCAAATGAGGATGTTCTTTTGCGAGATCTCAATATTGGCACTGGTGAGGGGATATATGCATCTGATGCCAAAACTCTCGTGCTCTCGCATGCTGGGGCTAGCGGTATAGTGGGAACGGCTTGTCGTGACGGCGATGTTTTAATCGACCATGAGGCGATGAAGCCTGATTCGAATACTAATATCATGGTGCAGCGCACGTTGATCCCTGTTACGAGGGGCGAAGCGTTTGATGTCTCGGCGAGCGAGGAGATTGTGCTGGTCACGAACGTGTTTGCCGTTTCGGCTTTAGGATGGGGGAGAGGAAAGCGGACTCTGCGCGAGAGATGGTTGGATATGCCGAGGATATgttggaaagaagagaagttgACGGAGACTGAGGATGTGATTATTCTAGACCTATCTAACCATGCTTAG